The following proteins are co-located in the Sporosarcina pasteurii genome:
- a CDS encoding YqcI/YcgG family protein, translating to MKRNDLPNWLINEYQTFHETVTDKTFPCYFGMGGELRGELRYAYITQNDWSNLPKALTSFLALFNNPNHKRHGLFVFVEPFEVEGALEDYRKQFWEILQYLHEVDDIEWPTDSPRDPEHYLWDFRFHGEPIFVFGNAPAYKQRKTRDLGNAMVLGFQPRKIFEGLKGTEKGGIMSREKVRQRVEVWDQLPKHPDISHYGDPTHNEWKQFFIGDDAEPIVGKCPFVHKELR from the coding sequence ATGAAACGAAATGACTTACCTAATTGGTTGATAAATGAATACCAAACTTTCCACGAAACGGTGACGGATAAAACATTTCCTTGCTATTTTGGCATGGGTGGCGAACTTAGGGGTGAACTTCGGTATGCCTACATCACGCAAAACGACTGGTCCAATTTACCGAAGGCATTAACATCATTTTTAGCACTTTTTAATAATCCAAACCATAAAAGACATGGACTTTTTGTGTTTGTGGAACCTTTTGAGGTGGAAGGTGCACTAGAAGATTACAGAAAACAATTTTGGGAGATTCTACAGTATCTCCATGAAGTGGATGACATTGAATGGCCGACCGACAGTCCCCGCGACCCGGAGCATTACCTATGGGATTTTCGATTCCACGGTGAACCCATTTTTGTATTCGGGAATGCACCTGCTTATAAGCAACGAAAAACACGTGACTTAGGAAATGCGATGGTGCTCGGCTTTCAACCTCGTAAAATATTTGAAGGATTAAAAGGAACAGAAAAAGGCGGCATCATGTCTCGCGAAAAAGTCCGCCAACGGGTTGAGGTATGGGATCAGTTGCCGAAGCATCCTGATATTAGCCACTACGGCGACCCAACTCACAATGAGTGGAAACAGTTTTTTATCGGAGATGATGCAGAACCGATTGTAGGTAAGTGTCCATTTGTGCATAAAGAATTGAGGTAA
- a CDS encoding LysR family transcriptional regulator: protein MEFKDLEIFQVVAKKGTISAAARELNYVQSNVTARIQKLEKELNSPLFNRHSRGMNLTPEGKKLLVYSDKILALTNEMKKVIQSREEPAGKLEIGTVETVIQLPYILSAYNKKYKEVDLTLVSGVTEKLQEDVLNHKLDGAFVTQTKLHPELVAHDVFQEELVLISDTKATSLEQLKNEPFLCFSEGCGYRARLERWYKDENIKPKKIMEFGTLETILSSVTVGLGITFVPRKAASHLVKKGFVHCHTLPEKYSKINTIFIRRADSYLTATIEKFIETIEEFNSELIS, encoded by the coding sequence ATGGAATTTAAAGACTTAGAGATTTTTCAAGTCGTCGCAAAGAAGGGGACAATCTCCGCTGCGGCAAGAGAGTTGAATTATGTACAATCAAACGTCACCGCAAGAATTCAAAAGCTCGAAAAAGAGCTAAATTCACCATTGTTTAATCGGCATAGCCGTGGAATGAATTTAACGCCAGAAGGGAAAAAACTATTAGTCTATAGTGATAAAATACTAGCATTAACAAATGAAATGAAAAAAGTCATTCAAAGCAGGGAAGAACCGGCCGGAAAATTAGAAATTGGTACAGTCGAAACGGTGATTCAACTACCGTATATTCTCTCAGCTTACAATAAAAAATATAAAGAGGTAGACCTAACTTTGGTATCAGGCGTTACCGAAAAATTACAAGAAGATGTTTTAAATCATAAATTGGACGGCGCCTTCGTTACGCAAACAAAACTACATCCAGAACTTGTTGCGCATGATGTTTTCCAAGAGGAACTTGTGTTAATTTCAGACACAAAAGCAACCTCACTTGAACAATTAAAAAATGAACCGTTCTTATGTTTTAGTGAAGGGTGCGGATACCGGGCGAGGCTCGAACGATGGTATAAAGACGAGAACATTAAACCTAAAAAAATCATGGAGTTTGGTACATTAGAAACGATTTTAAGTAGCGTAACAGTGGGGCTTGGCATTACATTTGTTCCAAGGAAAGCAGCTTCCCATTTAGTGAAAAAAGGGTTCGTCCATTGTCATACACTTCCTGAAAAGTACAGTAAGATTAATACAATTTTTATTCGACGTGCTGATTCCTATTTAACTGCCACTATTGAAAAATTTATTGAAACGATTGAGGAGTTTAATAGTGAATTAATATCTTAA